Proteins from a genomic interval of Meiothermus sp.:
- a CDS encoding class I fructose-bisphosphate aldolase, with amino-acid sequence MSALPRLNRLLAPDGRCLDVALDHGIFGEGSFLQGIENLAQAVATLVQAGPDAIQLTPGQAHLLQHLPGKNKPALVLRTDTTNVYGPRLPRVLFSELMEEVLEQAIRWDAACVVVNLLWLPDQPELLRESLRNVARLKPLTERYGFPLMVEPLVMQAGGYSVDGDVEKIVPLVRQAVELGADLIKADFTTDLSQYHRVVEAASSRPVLVRGGGRVDDATLLERTYLVLQQGAKGVVYGRNIIQHPRPLDLVRALMQVVHQGATPEAALEALRAGA; translated from the coding sequence ATGAGTGCGCTTCCTCGCCTTAACCGCCTGCTGGCTCCCGATGGCCGCTGTCTGGATGTGGCCCTGGATCATGGCATTTTTGGAGAGGGGAGCTTTCTGCAGGGCATTGAGAACCTGGCCCAGGCGGTAGCCACCCTGGTGCAGGCCGGCCCCGATGCCATCCAACTGACCCCCGGCCAGGCCCACCTTTTGCAACACCTGCCCGGTAAAAACAAGCCGGCTTTGGTGCTGCGAACCGACACCACCAACGTCTATGGCCCACGCCTGCCCCGCGTGCTGTTTTCCGAACTGATGGAGGAGGTTCTCGAGCAGGCCATCCGCTGGGATGCAGCCTGTGTGGTGGTCAACCTGCTGTGGCTGCCCGACCAGCCCGAGCTTCTGCGCGAGAGCCTGCGCAACGTGGCCCGGCTCAAACCCCTCACCGAGCGCTATGGCTTCCCCTTGATGGTGGAGCCTTTGGTGATGCAGGCCGGGGGGTATAGCGTGGACGGGGATGTGGAAAAGATTGTGCCGCTGGTGCGCCAGGCGGTGGAGTTGGGGGCCGACCTGATCAAGGCCGACTTCACCACCGACCTCAGCCAGTACCACCGGGTGGTGGAGGCAGCCTCGAGCAGGCCGGTGCTGGTGCGGGGAGGGGGCCGCGTAGACGATGCCACCCTGCTGGAGCGCACCTACCTGGTGTTGCAACAGGGCGCAAAAGGGGTTGTCTATGGGCGCAACATCATCCAGCACCCCAGGCCGCTGGATCTGGTGCGGGCTTTGATGCAGGTCGTGCACCAGGGGGCCACCCCCGAGGCAGCCCTGGAAGCCCTGCGGGCTGGGGCATAA
- a CDS encoding 2-phosphosulfolactate phosphatase, which yields MRRVRVHPLPLAALPEAEVMLVVDVIRATSTAVMFLEAGAQALWLTADLEAARALRQNGELLAGEIGGLRPEGFDFGNSPREAALAELWGRTVIHATTNGTKAAHKAAQVAREVMLASLLNAPAAVQQAARLGDEVAILCAGKEGQVGLDDLYTAGVLAQALLAEGFEPVGDGVQMALHLAQKPARPLLEASEAALALVREGLGEDVAFCAQLGLSERVPRLLERRGEALVFA from the coding sequence ATGAGGCGGGTTCGAGTACACCCCCTGCCCCTGGCCGCCCTGCCGGAGGCCGAAGTGATGCTGGTGGTGGATGTGATAAGGGCCACCAGTACGGCGGTGATGTTTTTGGAGGCAGGGGCGCAGGCTCTGTGGCTTACCGCGGATCTGGAGGCGGCCCGTGCCCTGCGGCAAAACGGCGAACTGCTGGCGGGCGAGATAGGCGGGCTCAGACCCGAAGGCTTCGACTTTGGCAACAGCCCACGCGAGGCAGCGTTGGCCGAACTCTGGGGCCGCACGGTAATCCACGCCACCACCAACGGCACCAAGGCCGCCCACAAGGCCGCCCAGGTGGCCCGCGAGGTAATGCTGGCCTCGCTCCTGAACGCCCCCGCTGCTGTGCAGCAGGCGGCCCGGCTGGGCGACGAGGTGGCCATCCTGTGCGCGGGCAAGGAGGGGCAGGTGGGCTTAGACGACCTCTACACCGCCGGGGTGCTGGCCCAGGCCCTGCTGGCCGAAGGGTTTGAGCCGGTGGGGGATGGGGTGCAGATGGCCCTGCACCTGGCGCAAAAGCCCGCCCGCCCCCTGCTCGAGGCCTCCGAGGCGGCCCTGGCCCTGGTGCGCGAGGGGCTGGGCGAGGATGTGGCCTTCTGTGCCCAGCTGGGCCTTTCGGAGCGGGTACCCCGGCTGCTGGAACGGCGCGGGGAGGCCCTGGTTTTTGCCTGA
- a CDS encoding LysR family transcriptional regulator: protein MIERRPFPNPQALRVFLCVVQEGSVGRAALSLGMTQPGVSQHLRALEQQIGQPLFLRQGRRLILTKVGQNLLPEARRAIEALESFMQAAQALERLETGRVEIGAATTMAVYVLPRYLTEFKRLYPDIRIKLESGSSERLTQQLVQGEIELAVVEAIEHLPGFQRQLFYEDELVVIVPPEHPWARKDEIAPELLAEVPLIVREPGAMTYRVLGSALEQAGLEVNPIFYTDNHEVTKRLVLEGAGVGIVSNVVVRPNVKVGNLRALRIKGMELRRLFWLIYPEELGNPAAEALRDMLLS, encoded by the coding sequence ATGATTGAACGGCGCCCCTTTCCCAATCCCCAGGCCCTGCGGGTATTTTTGTGCGTGGTACAGGAGGGCAGCGTGGGCCGCGCAGCCCTGAGCCTAGGCATGACCCAGCCGGGAGTAAGTCAGCACCTGCGGGCCCTGGAGCAGCAAATCGGCCAGCCGCTTTTTCTGCGCCAGGGTCGGCGCCTGATACTGACCAAGGTGGGCCAGAACTTGCTGCCAGAAGCCCGGCGTGCCATAGAGGCGCTGGAAAGTTTTATGCAAGCAGCTCAGGCCTTAGAGCGCCTCGAGACCGGGCGGGTGGAGATTGGTGCCGCGACTACCATGGCGGTGTATGTGCTGCCGCGTTACCTAACCGAGTTCAAGCGGCTGTACCCGGACATTCGCATCAAGCTAGAGAGTGGCAGCTCCGAACGCCTGACCCAACAGCTGGTGCAAGGTGAAATTGAGCTGGCCGTGGTGGAGGCCATCGAGCACCTGCCAGGCTTCCAGCGGCAACTCTTTTACGAGGATGAGCTGGTGGTCATCGTGCCCCCCGAGCACCCCTGGGCCCGAAAGGACGAAATCGCCCCCGAGTTGCTGGCCGAAGTTCCGCTCATCGTGCGGGAGCCTGGGGCCATGACCTACCGGGTATTGGGATCGGCCCTGGAGCAGGCCGGCCTCGAGGTCAACCCCATCTTCTACACCGACAACCACGAGGTCACCAAGCGGCTGGTGCTCGAGGGGGCCGGGGTGGGTATCGTTTCCAATGTGGTGGTGCGGCCCAACGTCAAGGTGGGCAACCTGCGGGCGTTGCGGATTAAGGGCATGGAGTTGCGGCGGCTTTTCTGGCTGATCTACCCTGAAGAGCTGGGCAACCCCGCCGCCGAAGCCTTGCGGGATATGCTGCTTTCCTGA
- a CDS encoding C4-dicarboxylate transporter gives MEAAVPAAPSVRYLNPAWFAAVMGTGVLALALAQFGLVGLALPVYGLALLFMAGLLGLYLAKLLRFPQAALADLQHPLLSQMLPTLPIALLVLSLATRALPLGPWALPLGQGLFLLGTPLIFLVGLLVVYWVSTRLRLPIEAASGAWFIPPVSALLVPMAGGLWLSSFPKVWQKELWVVSGLFLGIGLFLFLFVLPSFLQRLYGYGRLEPHFLPSVFIGLAPVGLLVLAPWRWLEGGVQAGLIPESYGAVWPVIGLAVWGLGLWWLAYSLLLLLDTLLVECRRTQFHFAPGWWGFVFPLGAFTLATLALARALDSAFLGGLAWGLLGLLGVFWLWVMFYSFRAWASLGALRPPKG, from the coding sequence GTGGAAGCAGCAGTTCCAGCAGCGCCCAGCGTGCGCTACCTGAACCCGGCCTGGTTTGCGGCGGTGATGGGTACGGGGGTGCTGGCCCTGGCCCTGGCCCAGTTTGGCCTGGTGGGGCTGGCCTTGCCGGTCTACGGGCTGGCCCTCTTGTTCATGGCAGGGTTGCTGGGGCTCTACCTGGCCAAGCTCCTGCGCTTTCCCCAGGCCGCCCTGGCCGATTTACAGCATCCCCTGCTGTCCCAGATGCTCCCCACGCTACCTATTGCCCTTCTGGTGCTGAGCCTGGCGACCCGGGCTCTGCCCCTGGGGCCCTGGGCGCTCCCTCTGGGCCAGGGGCTTTTTCTGCTGGGGACGCCGCTGATTTTCTTGGTGGGCCTGCTGGTGGTCTACTGGGTAAGCACCCGGCTCAGGCTGCCCATCGAGGCCGCCAGTGGAGCCTGGTTTATCCCACCGGTCTCGGCCCTGCTGGTGCCCATGGCTGGAGGGCTCTGGCTTTCCAGTTTTCCCAAAGTCTGGCAAAAGGAGCTTTGGGTGGTGAGCGGCCTGTTCCTGGGGATTGGGCTTTTTCTGTTCTTGTTCGTGCTGCCGAGCTTTTTGCAGCGGTTGTATGGGTACGGCCGCCTCGAGCCCCACTTCCTGCCCTCGGTCTTCATTGGGCTGGCCCCGGTGGGCCTGCTGGTGCTGGCCCCCTGGCGCTGGCTCGAGGGCGGGGTGCAGGCCGGGCTCATCCCGGAGAGCTATGGGGCGGTCTGGCCGGTGATCGGGCTGGCGGTCTGGGGCCTGGGCCTGTGGTGGCTGGCCTACAGCCTGCTGCTGCTGCTGGATACCCTGCTGGTGGAGTGCCGCCGTACGCAGTTTCACTTTGCCCCCGGCTGGTGGGGGTTTGTCTTCCCCTTGGGGGCTTTTACCCTGGCCACGCTGGCGCTGGCTCGGGCGCTGGACTCGGCCTTCCTGGGCGGGCTGGCCTGGGGGCTGCTCGGGCTGTTGGGGGTGTTCTGGCTCTGGGTGATGTTCTACTCCTTTAGAGCCTGGGCCAGCCTGGGGGCTTTGCGACCGCCCAAAGGTTAG
- the tkt gene encoding transketolase, with product MASTLSAIETQAITAIRMLAADAVEQAKSGHPGMPLGMAPAAYVLWSDFLKHSPTHPHWPDRDRFVLSAGHGSMLLYALLHLTGYDLPLDELRRFRQWGSKTPGHPEYGHTPGVEVTTGPLGQGISTAVGLALAERKLAAEFNREGHTLIDHYTYVLASDGDLMEGVSGEASSLAGHWGLGKLIVLWDDNHISIDGNTALSFGEDVLERYRAYGWHTQRVDGEDLTALRQAIRAAQVDARPSLIAVRTVIGAGSPKAGSHKVHGEPLGPEALEATRHNLNWPHPPFEIPREIYEHFRAAVARGQRLEADWNARLQRYAEAYPEAAQELLRRLKGELPPLDWEALLPGFSGKLATRAASGKVLDALAPHLPELLGGSADLTPSNNTQAAGMQPFSRENPSGRYLHYGVREHAMGAILNGLNLHGGYRAYGGTFFVFSDYMRPAIRLAALMGTPSIFVLTHDSIAIGEDGPTHQPIEHLASLRAMPNLYVVRPADALETAYAWRLALERRQGPTALVLTRQALPVLERDALAGAEGTLKGGYVIAERPNAKAAIVATGSEVALALEAQKQLDAEGIPVRVVSLPCWEAFEAQPESYREAVLPKGLPTLAVEAGASLGWERYADAVLGLDHFGASAPYPAVYENLGFRPGAVARAVLELLRV from the coding sequence ATGGCAAGCACCCTCAGCGCAATCGAGACCCAGGCCATCACGGCCATCCGGATGCTGGCAGCCGACGCGGTAGAGCAGGCCAAAAGCGGGCATCCGGGCATGCCCTTAGGCATGGCACCGGCGGCTTATGTGCTTTGGAGCGACTTCCTCAAGCACAGCCCCACCCACCCCCACTGGCCCGACCGCGACCGGTTCGTGCTGTCGGCGGGGCACGGCTCCATGCTTCTGTATGCCCTGCTGCACCTCACCGGCTACGACCTGCCGCTCGACGAACTCCGGCGCTTCCGCCAGTGGGGCTCCAAAACCCCCGGCCACCCCGAGTACGGCCACACCCCAGGGGTGGAGGTGACCACCGGGCCTCTGGGCCAGGGCATCAGCACCGCGGTGGGGCTGGCCCTGGCCGAGCGCAAGCTGGCCGCCGAGTTCAACCGCGAGGGGCATACCCTCATAGATCACTACACCTATGTGCTGGCCTCGGACGGCGACCTGATGGAGGGGGTTTCGGGCGAGGCCAGCAGCCTGGCCGGGCACTGGGGGCTGGGGAAGCTGATTGTGCTGTGGGACGACAACCACATCTCCATTGACGGCAACACGGCGCTCTCCTTCGGCGAGGACGTGCTCGAGCGCTACCGGGCCTATGGCTGGCATACCCAGCGGGTCGATGGGGAAGACCTGACCGCGCTGCGCCAGGCCATCCGGGCCGCCCAGGTAGACGCCCGCCCCTCGCTAATTGCGGTACGTACGGTAATTGGGGCCGGCTCGCCCAAGGCCGGTAGCCACAAAGTGCACGGTGAGCCCCTGGGCCCGGAGGCCCTCGAGGCCACCCGCCACAACCTGAACTGGCCCCACCCGCCCTTCGAGATTCCCCGCGAGATCTACGAGCACTTCCGGGCCGCCGTAGCCCGGGGGCAGCGGCTCGAGGCCGACTGGAACGCCCGCCTCCAGCGTTACGCCGAGGCCTACCCCGAAGCAGCGCAGGAACTACTGCGCCGCCTCAAAGGCGAGCTACCCCCGCTGGACTGGGAGGCCCTTCTCCCCGGCTTTAGCGGCAAGCTGGCTACGCGGGCTGCCAGCGGCAAGGTGCTGGACGCGCTGGCCCCCCACCTCCCCGAACTGCTGGGCGGTAGCGCCGACCTGACCCCCTCCAACAACACCCAGGCCGCCGGGATGCAGCCCTTCTCCCGCGAGAACCCCAGCGGGCGCTACCTGCACTACGGGGTGCGGGAACACGCCATGGGGGCCATCCTGAACGGCCTCAACCTGCACGGGGGCTACCGCGCCTATGGGGGGACCTTCTTCGTTTTCTCGGACTACATGCGCCCGGCCATCCGCCTGGCCGCTCTGATGGGCACCCCCAGCATCTTCGTGCTGACCCACGACTCCATCGCCATCGGCGAGGACGGCCCCACCCACCAGCCCATCGAGCACCTGGCCAGCCTGCGGGCCATGCCCAACCTTTATGTGGTGCGGCCGGCCGATGCCCTCGAGACCGCCTACGCCTGGCGCCTGGCCCTGGAGCGCCGCCAGGGGCCTACCGCTTTGGTGCTCACCCGGCAGGCCCTGCCGGTGCTGGAGCGCGATGCCCTGGCAGGCGCCGAAGGCACCCTGAAGGGCGGCTATGTGATCGCCGAGCGGCCCAATGCCAAAGCGGCCATCGTGGCCACGGGCAGCGAGGTGGCCCTGGCCCTGGAAGCCCAGAAGCAGCTCGATGCCGAGGGGATTCCGGTACGGGTGGTGAGCCTGCCCTGCTGGGAGGCCTTTGAGGCCCAGCCCGAATCGTACCGCGAGGCCGTGCTGCCCAAGGGGTTGCCCACCCTGGCGGTGGAAGCCGGGGCCAGCCTGGGCTGGGAGCGCTACGCCGATGCGGTGCTGGGCCTCGATCACTTTGGCGCGAGCGCCCCTTACCCCGCCGTCTACGAGAACCTGGGCTTCCGGCCTGGCGCGGTGGCTCGAGCGGTGCTGGAACTGCTTCGGGTATGA
- the glpX gene encoding class II fructose-bisphosphatase — translation MLAIERPTRNLSLDLVRSTEAAALAAARWVGLGNKNDGDQAAVDAMRLLLGSIPMRARVVIGEGEKDKAPMLYNGEELGTGQGPETDLAVDPIEGTRLVAHGRGGAISVIAAAERGGLFNPGPGFYAAKLVVGPEAKEAIDLAASPEENLRAIAKALGKKVREMTVFVLDKPRHARLIDQIRYAGARVSLHTDGDVGGALAAVLPDTGIDVLMGTGGTPEGVIAAVAVKALGGGMQMRLDPQSEEERWALVNSEYSTQRIYTLEELCPAEDTQFAATGITDGQFLRGVRYRGAYALTHSLVIRGHTGTLRYIESHHRLEKLRAISGELY, via the coding sequence ATGCTGGCCATCGAACGCCCTACCCGTAACCTGTCGTTGGATCTGGTGCGCAGCACCGAGGCCGCAGCTTTGGCGGCGGCCCGCTGGGTGGGGCTGGGCAACAAGAACGACGGCGACCAGGCTGCGGTAGATGCCATGCGGCTGCTCCTGGGCAGCATTCCCATGCGGGCTCGAGTGGTCATCGGCGAGGGCGAGAAAGACAAGGCCCCCATGCTCTACAACGGCGAAGAACTGGGCACCGGCCAGGGCCCCGAGACCGACCTGGCCGTGGATCCCATCGAGGGCACCCGGCTGGTGGCCCACGGGCGGGGTGGGGCCATCAGCGTGATTGCTGCGGCGGAAAGGGGCGGGCTCTTCAACCCCGGCCCTGGCTTTTACGCGGCCAAGCTGGTGGTAGGGCCCGAAGCAAAGGAGGCTATTGATCTGGCCGCTAGCCCCGAGGAGAACCTGCGCGCGATTGCCAAAGCCCTGGGCAAGAAGGTGCGGGAGATGACGGTGTTCGTGCTGGACAAACCCCGCCACGCCCGGCTCATAGACCAGATTCGCTATGCCGGGGCGCGGGTCAGCCTGCATACCGATGGGGATGTTGGCGGGGCCCTGGCTGCGGTGCTGCCCGATACCGGTATTGACGTGCTGATGGGCACGGGCGGAACTCCCGAAGGGGTTATTGCGGCGGTAGCGGTCAAGGCCCTGGGCGGGGGGATGCAGATGCGGCTCGACCCCCAGAGCGAGGAGGAGCGCTGGGCCCTGGTCAACAGCGAGTACAGCACCCAGCGTATCTACACCCTCGAGGAGCTTTGCCCCGCCGAGGACACCCAGTTTGCCGCCACCGGTATCACCGACGGGCAGTTTTTGCGCGGCGTGCGCTACAGGGGTGCCTATGCCCTAACCCACAGCCTGGTGATCCGGGGCCACACCGGCACCCTGCGCTACATCGAGTCGCACCATCGCCTGGAGAAACTGCGGGCGATTAGCGGAGAGCTTTACTGA
- a CDS encoding DUF3422 family protein, whose amino-acid sequence MMRSSPETYHLMTDDTPSRDRGVLPPDDPLRLQLHNELHARPTPRIRLPALVVQVAVRHEGVSREAELEHLRQLSGLGELELDQLAGTYLRLRLPGGSLRWERHTEFSTYTLVQHLPAIAPSPDADLLGHLVVDTSWLRGIPGRTLSAVKLIMLHGPVEEALNIARPWLGAHGVVASLMGRNGHSCAVTDFRLRQSGFERMVVVAPPETSETRAGRIAARLLEMEAYRMMALLGFPVARSLRPMLLESEQALAQMTARIRDTNQADAGLLDELEALAARVEHAMAEHGYRFSATAAYHALVRARLAELREAPIPGTQTIGEFLQRRFSPAMATVDSTAQRLAALSQRIERAGALLRTRADIALETQNQELLHKLKRGQEMQYQLQRTVEGLSIAAISYYVVGLLYYLFKAGKEAGLPISPELAAGLAIPGVMAAVWWLTRQIHHRLTAQQGRE is encoded by the coding sequence ATGATGCGCTCGAGCCCAGAAACCTATCACCTGATGACCGACGATACCCCATCGCGGGATCGGGGTGTATTGCCGCCCGATGATCCCCTGCGCCTTCAGCTCCACAACGAACTGCATGCCCGCCCCACCCCCCGCATCCGCCTGCCGGCCCTGGTGGTGCAGGTGGCGGTGCGGCACGAGGGGGTTTCGCGCGAAGCCGAGCTCGAGCACCTGCGCCAGCTCTCGGGCCTGGGGGAACTCGAGCTCGACCAGCTCGCCGGCACCTACCTGCGCCTGCGCCTGCCGGGGGGCTCGCTGCGCTGGGAGCGGCACACCGAGTTCAGCACCTATACCCTGGTGCAACACCTGCCCGCCATTGCGCCCAGCCCCGACGCCGATCTCCTGGGCCATCTAGTGGTGGACACAAGCTGGCTGCGGGGGATTCCCGGTCGTACCCTTTCGGCGGTCAAGCTGATTATGCTGCACGGGCCGGTGGAGGAGGCACTCAACATCGCCCGTCCCTGGCTCGGTGCGCACGGGGTGGTGGCCTCGCTGATGGGCCGGAATGGGCATAGCTGCGCCGTGACCGATTTCCGCCTGCGGCAAAGCGGTTTTGAGCGCATGGTGGTGGTGGCCCCGCCGGAGACCAGCGAGACCCGCGCAGGCCGTATTGCGGCCCGGCTCTTGGAGATGGAGGCCTACCGCATGATGGCCTTGCTGGGGTTTCCGGTGGCCCGGAGCTTGCGGCCCATGCTGCTGGAATCGGAGCAGGCCCTGGCCCAGATGACTGCCCGCATCCGCGATACCAACCAGGCCGATGCCGGTTTGCTGGACGAGCTCGAGGCTCTGGCGGCCAGGGTGGAGCACGCTATGGCTGAGCACGGCTACCGCTTTAGCGCCACCGCAGCCTACCACGCCCTGGTCAGGGCCCGCCTGGCCGAACTGCGCGAGGCCCCCATCCCCGGCACCCAGACCATCGGCGAGTTTTTGCAGCGCCGCTTCAGCCCGGCCATGGCCACGGTGGACTCCACCGCCCAGCGCCTGGCCGCCCTCTCCCAGCGCATCGAGCGGGCCGGGGCCCTGCTGCGTACCCGCGCAGACATCGCCCTCGAGACCCAGAACCAGGAGCTTTTGCACAAACTCAAGCGCGGCCAGGAGATGCAGTACCAGCTCCAGCGCACCGTCGAGGGCCTCTCCATTGCGGCCATCTCCTACTATGTGGTGGGCTTGCTGTACTACCTCTTCAAGGCCGGTAAGGAGGCCGGCCTGCCCATCTCGCCCGAGCTGGCGGCAGGGCTGGCCATCCCGGGGGTGATGGCCGCGGTCTGGTGGCTTACCCGCCAGATTCACCACCGGCTGACCGCACAGCAAGGCCGGGAGTAG
- a CDS encoding form I ribulose bisphosphate carboxylase large subunit has translation MIQDKEAKYKKGGVVEYREMGYWQPDYEPKETDTIALFRITPQPGVEPEEAAAAVAGESSTATWTVVWTDRLTTLERYQAKAYRVEPVPGNPEQYFAWIAYDLALFEEGSIANMTSSIIGNVFGFKALKALRLEDLRVPVAYLKTFLGAPHGIPVERDLLNKYGRPILGATVKPKLGLSGRNYGRVVYEALVGGLDFTKDDENINSQPFMRWRDRFNYAQEAVMRAEQMTGERKGHYMNVTAGDMEQVYERLEYAKEIGSVIVMVDLTMGYTALQSVSKWCHKNGMILHLHRASHATFTRQKSHGISFRVLAKWMRMLGVDHIHAGTAVGKLEGDPNLTRGYYDILRLQHVKPDPVKGIFFEQDWGYLPAVMPVASGGIHAGQMHQLLDLFGDDVVLQFGGGTIGHPMGIAAGATANRVALEAMVMARNEGRDYLNEGPQILREAAKNSPALAAALELWKDVTFDYTSTDTADVLPTPTL, from the coding sequence GTGATTCAAGATAAAGAGGCCAAATACAAAAAGGGCGGTGTGGTGGAGTACCGCGAGATGGGCTACTGGCAGCCCGACTACGAACCCAAAGAAACCGATACCATTGCCCTTTTCCGCATCACCCCACAGCCGGGCGTGGAGCCCGAAGAGGCCGCTGCGGCGGTGGCGGGGGAGTCCAGCACCGCGACCTGGACGGTGGTCTGGACGGATCGTCTGACCACCCTCGAGCGCTACCAGGCCAAGGCCTACCGGGTGGAGCCGGTGCCCGGTAACCCTGAGCAGTACTTCGCCTGGATTGCCTACGACCTGGCGCTGTTTGAGGAAGGCTCCATCGCCAACATGACCTCCTCCATCATCGGCAACGTGTTTGGTTTCAAAGCCCTCAAGGCGCTGCGGCTGGAAGACCTGCGGGTGCCGGTGGCCTACCTCAAGACCTTCCTGGGGGCGCCCCACGGCATCCCGGTGGAGCGCGACCTCCTGAACAAGTATGGCCGCCCCATTTTGGGCGCCACCGTCAAACCCAAGCTGGGGCTTTCGGGCCGCAACTATGGCCGGGTGGTCTACGAGGCCCTGGTAGGCGGGCTCGACTTCACCAAGGACGACGAAAACATCAACTCCCAGCCTTTCATGCGCTGGCGCGACCGCTTCAACTACGCCCAGGAGGCGGTGATGCGGGCTGAGCAGATGACCGGTGAGCGCAAGGGCCACTACATGAACGTGACGGCAGGCGACATGGAGCAGGTCTACGAGCGCCTCGAGTACGCCAAAGAGATTGGTTCAGTCATCGTGATGGTAGACCTGACCATGGGGTATACCGCCCTGCAGTCGGTTTCCAAGTGGTGCCATAAGAACGGCATGATTCTGCACCTGCACCGGGCCTCCCACGCCACCTTTACCCGCCAGAAGTCGCACGGTATCAGCTTCAGGGTGCTGGCCAAGTGGATGCGGATGCTGGGGGTGGATCACATCCACGCTGGTACGGCGGTGGGGAAGCTCGAGGGCGACCCCAACCTGACCCGCGGCTACTACGACATCCTGCGCCTGCAACATGTCAAGCCCGACCCGGTCAAGGGCATTTTCTTTGAGCAGGACTGGGGCTACCTGCCGGCGGTGATGCCGGTGGCCTCGGGCGGCATCCATGCTGGCCAGATGCACCAGCTTTTGGATCTGTTCGGCGACGATGTGGTGCTGCAGTTTGGTGGGGGTACTATCGGCCATCCCATGGGTATTGCGGCAGGCGCAACCGCCAACCGCGTGGCCCTCGAGGCCATGGTGATGGCCCGCAACGAAGGCCGCGATTACCTGAACGAAGGTCCGCAGATTTTGCGGGAAGCGGCCAAAAATTCCCCTGCTCTGGCGGCGGCCCTCGAGCTCTGGAAGGATGTCACCTTCGACTACACCTCCACCGACACCGCCGATGTGCTGCCCACGCCCACCCTGTGA
- a CDS encoding Dabb family protein, translated as MVRHLIVFNTQAPEAEVQRMFEQARRVLGQIPGVVGFELGKAVGVSPRYRYLLVVDFADESVITFYRDHPLHQQFANTVFRPMAPDRLTTDFLRLFPEEV; from the coding sequence ATGGTGCGGCACCTGATTGTCTTCAACACCCAAGCCCCAGAGGCCGAGGTGCAGCGGATGTTTGAGCAAGCCCGGAGGGTGCTGGGCCAGATTCCGGGGGTGGTGGGCTTCGAGCTGGGTAAGGCGGTGGGGGTGTCGCCCCGCTACCGCTATTTGCTGGTGGTGGATTTTGCCGATGAAAGCGTGATTACCTTCTACCGCGATCATCCCCTCCACCAGCAGTTCGCCAACACGGTGTTTCGCCCCATGGCCCCCGATCGACTCACCACCGATTTCCTGAGGCTGTTTCCGGAGGAGGTATGA
- a CDS encoding annexin VII encodes MTAEVFRRMPYAEAEAKAQKVLVDGYGEGLVLQGNAGYYALYYLFGLLGLRAPVPSHPPDWVAGPQSEPVFMEPYQMAHWLEANGYNLFINESK; translated from the coding sequence ATGACCGCCGAGGTATTCCGCCGGATGCCCTACGCCGAGGCCGAGGCCAAAGCCCAGAAGGTGCTGGTAGACGGCTATGGGGAAGGGCTGGTGCTCCAGGGGAACGCGGGCTACTATGCGCTGTACTACCTGTTTGGCCTGCTGGGCCTGCGTGCGCCGGTGCCCTCGCACCCGCCCGACTGGGTGGCAGGGCCTCAGAGCGAGCCGGTTTTTATGGAGCCCTACCAGATGGCCCACTGGCTCGAGGCCAACGGGTATAACCTGTTTATCAACGAGTCGAAGTAG
- a CDS encoding HAD family hydrolase, whose protein sequence is MQALIFDVDGVIAETEEGHRLAFNRAFAEAGLEIEWNRELYERLLWVTGGKERIAHYLYHCPECPKLLEADIAGLHRRKTELYNQIVRAGEVPFRPGVLRLWREARQKGVRLGIATTTSLENVQVLLEQAGPEVPGWFECIVAGDMVAKKKPAPDVYIQALQQMRLKPGEALAIEDSHNGLIAAQQAGLPVLITYSHYTRSQCFEGALAVLDHLGEPELPAQVRQGPKSTGLVVTVELLRDWLHLATTHG, encoded by the coding sequence GTGCAAGCACTGATTTTTGATGTAGACGGGGTCATTGCCGAGACCGAGGAGGGCCACCGGCTGGCCTTCAACCGGGCCTTTGCCGAGGCGGGCCTCGAGATCGAATGGAATCGCGAACTCTACGAGCGGCTGCTGTGGGTGACCGGTGGCAAGGAACGCATCGCCCACTACCTCTACCACTGCCCCGAGTGCCCCAAACTGCTGGAGGCCGACATCGCCGGGCTTCACCGCCGCAAAACCGAACTCTACAACCAGATCGTGAGGGCGGGTGAGGTGCCCTTTCGTCCGGGGGTGCTGCGGCTGTGGCGCGAGGCCCGCCAGAAGGGGGTGCGCCTGGGCATCGCCACCACCACCTCGCTAGAAAACGTGCAGGTGTTGCTCGAGCAGGCCGGGCCGGAGGTGCCAGGCTGGTTTGAGTGCATTGTGGCGGGGGACATGGTGGCGAAAAAGAAACCCGCGCCGGACGTATATATCCAGGCCTTACAGCAGATGAGGCTGAAGCCGGGAGAGGCCCTGGCCATCGAAGACTCCCATAACGGCCTGATTGCCGCTCAGCAGGCGGGTCTGCCGGTTCTGATCACCTACAGCCACTACACCCGCAGCCAGTGCTTCGAGGGAGCCCTGGCGGTGCTGGATCACCTTGGCGAGCCGGAGCTGCCGGCCCAGGTGCGGCAAGGGCCTAAAAGCACTGGCCTGGTGGTGACGGTGGAGCTGCTGCGGGATTGGTTACACTTGGCGACGACGCACGGGTGA